From a single Okeanomitos corallinicola TIOX110 genomic region:
- the deoC gene encoding deoxyribose-phosphate aldolase, which produces MSANYPNIDIAPFIDHSLLLPTTTPEQIEKWCDEAYRFNFASVCINPCYVKQAVELLHNKNPKVCTVIGFPTGGTTSAVKLYEAQEALENGASELDVMINLGWLKAGKTEEVHREIATICEVAGQCVKVILETSLLTDAEKKIAAELAMDAGAAFLKTSTGWNGGATVADVRLLKEIAKERVGIKASGGIRTHNDALDLIMAGATRLGTSRGIELLRQRDRPEVDEGVSG; this is translated from the coding sequence ATGTCAGCAAACTATCCCAATATTGATATTGCACCATTTATAGACCATTCTCTGCTGTTACCAACTACCACCCCAGAGCAGATAGAAAAGTGGTGTGACGAAGCGTATCGGTTTAATTTTGCATCGGTTTGTATAAATCCTTGCTACGTTAAGCAAGCAGTTGAACTTCTCCACAACAAAAACCCCAAAGTCTGTACAGTAATCGGTTTTCCCACTGGTGGAACAACTTCAGCGGTGAAGTTATACGAAGCGCAAGAAGCCTTAGAAAATGGTGCTTCAGAGTTAGATGTAATGATTAACTTGGGCTGGTTAAAAGCGGGTAAAACCGAAGAAGTACACCGGGAAATAGCTACAATTTGTGAAGTAGCTGGGCAATGCGTCAAGGTAATTTTAGAAACAAGTTTACTGACAGATGCTGAGAAAAAAATCGCGGCTGAATTAGCGATGGATGCGGGTGCAGCATTCTTAAAAACCAGTACGGGTTGGAATGGTGGCGCGACTGTAGCGGATGTACGCTTATTAAAGGAAATAGCCAAAGAAAGGGTGGGAATAAAAGCATCAGGAGGAATTCGCACCCATAATGACGCTTTAGATTTAATCATGGCTGGTGCTACCAGATTAGGTACATCTCGCGGTA
- a CDS encoding DNA cytosine methyltransferase: MMQHPIIFSFFSGSGFLDLGFENTGYKIAYINEIFPPFMSAYRYSREILKLPEPEYGYHQGEDADVSKLTQGNAAQKLNEFIKDARKNNIIGFIGGPPCPDFSIGGKNKGYLGENGQLSSAYIELICQNLPDLFLFENVKGLWRTKKHRLFYECLKRQLQEIGYILTERLINAIEYGVPQDRDRIILIGFKNNFLQDIGIKNDFIFPWEKYIRYPQNQVFAYPWIKNEPFKENSFTYCPENIPQELTVEYWFLKNNVLHHPNSKHYFQPRSGINKMAIIDEGDDSRKSFKRLHRWRYSPTACYGNNEVHLHPYKIRRISVAEALAIQSLPANFSLPENMSLTNMFKTVGNGVPYLAAQALAESVIDFLGVETIL; encoded by the coding sequence ATGATGCAGCATCCAATCATCTTTTCCTTTTTCTCTGGTTCAGGTTTTCTAGATTTAGGGTTTGAAAATACAGGTTATAAAATCGCTTACATCAACGAAATCTTCCCTCCTTTTATGTCTGCTTATCGCTATTCACGGGAAATACTGAAACTACCAGAACCTGAATATGGATATCATCAAGGGGAAGATGCAGATGTGAGTAAATTAACTCAAGGAAATGCCGCCCAAAAATTAAATGAATTTATTAAAGATGCACGTAAAAATAATATAATAGGCTTTATTGGTGGTCCACCTTGTCCTGATTTTTCTATTGGTGGTAAAAATAAAGGTTATTTAGGTGAAAATGGTCAACTTTCATCTGCTTATATTGAATTAATTTGTCAAAATTTACCCGATTTATTTTTATTTGAAAATGTTAAAGGTTTATGGAGAACTAAAAAACATCGTTTATTTTACGAATGTTTGAAAAGACAATTACAAGAAATCGGTTATATTTTAACAGAACGGTTAATTAATGCGATTGAATATGGTGTACCGCAAGATAGAGACAGAATTATTTTGATTGGTTTTAAAAATAATTTTCTCCAAGATATAGGAATAAAAAATGATTTTATCTTTCCTTGGGAAAAATATATTAGATATCCTCAAAATCAAGTTTTTGCCTATCCTTGGATTAAAAATGAACCATTTAAAGAAAATTCTTTTACTTATTGTCCTGAGAATATTCCTCAAGAATTAACAGTTGAATATTGGTTTTTAAAAAATAATGTGCTGCACCATCCCAATTCAAAACATTATTTTCAACCCAGATCAGGTATCAATAAAATGGCAATTATTGATGAGGGAGATGATTCCAGAAAATCATTTAAACGTTTACACAGATGGCGTTATTCTCCTACAGCTTGTTATGGAAATAATGAGGTACATTTGCATCCTTACAAAATTCGCCGTATTTCTGTAGCTGAAGCTTTAGCTATTCAATCTTTACCCGCAAATTTTTCACTACCGGAAAATATGTCACTTACGAATATGTTTAAAACAGTGGGTAATGGTGTACCGTATTTAGCAGCGCAAGCATTAGCTGAAAGTGTTATTGATTTTTTAGGAGTTGAAACTATCCTCTAA